A genomic window from Martelella lutilitoris includes:
- a CDS encoding DUF2059 domain-containing protein produces the protein MRFHTKIGRSVAIAATVMGLGAFSVAAAQDVSPEHLAAAKAALNALGINSQFDEILPNQADLVQSQMTQVYPNYHSLIDEVVTDTAIALAPRRADLENEGAQIYANIFTEEELQKLADFYNSDLGQKFIQYGPIAARELSQAGDIWARGIARDLNQQAQEELNARIAEQTGSTPAAE, from the coding sequence ATGAGATTTCACACCAAGATCGGCCGTTCCGTGGCCATCGCCGCCACGGTAATGGGACTTGGCGCCTTTTCCGTTGCTGCCGCGCAGGACGTGTCGCCCGAGCATCTGGCGGCAGCCAAGGCCGCCCTCAATGCGCTGGGCATCAATTCGCAGTTCGACGAGATCCTGCCGAATCAGGCCGATCTCGTGCAGTCGCAGATGACGCAGGTCTATCCGAACTATCATTCGCTGATCGATGAAGTCGTCACCGACACGGCGATCGCGCTCGCGCCGCGCCGCGCCGACCTCGAGAACGAAGGCGCGCAGATCTATGCCAATATCTTCACCGAGGAAGAGTTGCAGAAGCTGGCGGATTTCTACAACTCCGATCTCGGCCAGAAGTTCATCCAGTACGGCCCGATCGCCGCGCGCGAACTGAGCCAGGCCGGCGACATCTGGGCCCGCGGCATTGCCCGCGACCTGAACCAGCAGGCCCAGGAGGAGCTGAACGCGCGTATTGCTGAACAGACGGGTTCGACTCCGGCCGCCGAGTAA
- a CDS encoding LysR family transcriptional regulator yields MADPNWDDLQLFHVVAELGGLSAAAQRTGLSAPTIGRRMLALERTLGRSLFLRSQRGYRLAHDGEVLFERVSGMQAVADAIADWHGEAFAMPWVSIAVDSWLAGFAADHVLRIKGPEDGFRICLAAAAPSLALAFREADVAVLAARPDSGNLAVRRAGTMAYAVYRRHNLAGDDAPWVSMGTGSAVSASDRWVFENRESAITTWTEDRDLLVRLVAAGAGQGVLPVYLGDTNPVLERVGGIIDELTHPLFIVANDDDRHRPEVRTVIERLAAFIRENDALLAGRTGG; encoded by the coding sequence ATGGCGGATCCGAACTGGGATGATCTTCAGCTTTTTCATGTGGTCGCGGAGCTCGGCGGCCTCAGCGCCGCGGCCCAGCGCACGGGCTTGTCCGCGCCCACCATCGGCCGGCGCATGCTGGCGCTGGAGCGCACGCTCGGCCGCTCGCTGTTTCTGCGCTCCCAGCGCGGCTATCGGCTGGCCCATGACGGCGAAGTGCTGTTCGAGCGCGTCAGCGGCATGCAGGCGGTGGCTGACGCGATTGCCGACTGGCATGGCGAGGCCTTTGCCATGCCCTGGGTGTCGATCGCCGTCGACAGCTGGCTTGCGGGTTTCGCGGCCGATCATGTGCTTCGGATAAAGGGGCCGGAGGATGGCTTTCGCATATGCCTTGCCGCGGCCGCGCCGTCGCTGGCGCTCGCCTTTCGCGAGGCCGATGTCGCAGTGCTTGCGGCAAGGCCCGACAGCGGCAATCTGGCGGTCCGCCGCGCGGGCACCATGGCCTATGCGGTCTATCGCCGTCATAACCTTGCCGGTGACGATGCTCCCTGGGTTTCCATGGGCACCGGCTCTGCCGTCTCGGCCTCGGACCGGTGGGTCTTCGAAAACAGGGAATCGGCGATCACCACCTGGACGGAGGATCGCGACCTTCTCGTCCGGCTCGTCGCTGCCGGCGCGGGGCAGGGGGTTCTGCCCGTTTATCTCGGCGATACGAACCCCGTGCTTGAACGCGTCGGCGGCATCATCGACGAACTCACCCATCCGCTTTTCATCGTCGCCAATGACGACGACCGACACCGCCCGGAAGTGCGCACCGTGATCGAGCGCCTGGCCGCCTTCATCCGGGAAAACGACGCGCTGCTCGCCGGCCGAACGGGTGGTTGA
- a CDS encoding NAD+ synthase, translating into MDSLKIALAQLNPTVGDIAGNLEKLRAARRKAAQAGADLVLSTELFISGYQPEDLVMKPAFLAACQKAVEALAADTADGGPGVIVGYPRKGEAGRHNSVAVLDGGEIIAIRDKVDLPNYGEFDEKRVFVPGEMPGPVNFRGVRIGIPICEDIWGDLGVCETLAESGAELLLSPNGSPYYRGKVDVRHQVVLKQVIETGLPLVYLNTLGGQDELVFDGGSFGFNADRTLAFQMPQFVEDITISEWERGADGWRIVGGKVAALPIGEASDYRACVLGFADYVNKNGFKSVVLGLSGGIDSAICAAIAVDALGAERVHCVMLPYRYTSEESLSDAAACAKALGCRYDVVAIEEPVTGFLSALETMFEGTEEGITEENLQSRTRGTILMAISNKFGAMVVTTGNKSEMSVGYATLYGDMNGGFNPIKDLYKMQVYAVAAWRNTERPEGMHGPETNAIPQNIIDKTPSAELRPNQTDQDSLPPYPVLDDILECLVEREMSVEAIVARGHDAETVHRIEHLLYIAEYKRRQSAPGVKITRKNFGRDRRYPITNRFRDR; encoded by the coding sequence ATGGACAGCCTCAAAATCGCTCTCGCCCAGCTCAACCCGACGGTCGGCGATATCGCCGGCAATCTTGAGAAGCTGCGCGCCGCGCGCAGGAAGGCCGCACAGGCCGGCGCTGATCTGGTGTTGTCCACCGAGCTCTTCATTTCCGGCTATCAGCCCGAAGACCTGGTGATGAAGCCGGCCTTTCTCGCCGCCTGTCAGAAGGCGGTCGAGGCGCTTGCCGCCGATACCGCCGACGGCGGACCGGGCGTGATCGTCGGCTATCCGCGCAAGGGCGAGGCCGGAAGGCACAATTCGGTTGCCGTGCTGGACGGCGGCGAGATCATCGCCATCCGCGACAAGGTCGACCTGCCGAACTATGGTGAGTTCGACGAAAAGCGCGTCTTCGTGCCGGGCGAAATGCCGGGGCCGGTGAATTTCCGCGGCGTCAGGATCGGCATACCGATCTGCGAGGATATCTGGGGCGATCTCGGCGTGTGCGAGACGCTTGCCGAAAGCGGCGCGGAACTGCTTCTGTCGCCCAATGGCTCGCCCTATTATCGCGGCAAGGTCGACGTGCGCCACCAGGTGGTGCTGAAACAGGTGATCGAGACCGGCCTGCCGCTCGTCTATCTCAATACGCTCGGCGGTCAGGACGAACTGGTCTTCGACGGCGGCAGTTTCGGCTTCAACGCCGACAGGACGCTCGCCTTCCAGATGCCGCAATTCGTCGAGGATATCACGATCTCCGAATGGGAACGCGGCGCGGATGGCTGGCGCATCGTCGGCGGCAAGGTGGCCGCACTGCCGATCGGCGAGGCCTCCGACTACCGTGCCTGCGTGCTCGGCTTTGCCGACTACGTGAACAAGAACGGCTTCAAGAGCGTGGTGCTCGGCCTTTCCGGGGGCATCGACTCGGCAATCTGTGCCGCGATTGCCGTTGATGCGCTCGGCGCTGAGCGCGTGCACTGCGTGATGCTGCCCTATCGCTACACCTCCGAGGAATCGCTTTCCGATGCCGCGGCCTGCGCCAAGGCGCTCGGCTGCCGCTATGATGTCGTCGCGATCGAGGAGCCGGTCACCGGCTTCCTCTCCGCGCTGGAGACCATGTTCGAGGGCACCGAGGAAGGGATCACCGAGGAAAACCTGCAGAGCCGCACGCGCGGCACGATCCTGATGGCGATTTCGAACAAGTTCGGCGCCATGGTGGTGACGACGGGCAACAAGTCGGAAATGTCGGTCGGCTACGCCACGCTCTACGGCGATATGAACGGCGGCTTCAACCCGATCAAGGACCTCTACAAGATGCAGGTCTACGCCGTTGCCGCATGGCGCAACACCGAGCGGCCGGAAGGCATGCACGGGCCGGAGACGAACGCCATTCCACAGAACATCATCGACAAGACGCCGTCGGCGGAGCTTCGGCCGAACCAGACGGACCAGGATTCGCTGCCGCCCTATCCGGTGCTCGATGACATTCTTGAATGCCTGGTGGAGCGCGAGATGTCCGTGGAGGCCATTGTCGCCCGGGGCCATGACGCGGAAACGGTGCACCGGATCGAACATCTGCTCTACATCGCGGAATACAAGCGGCGCCAGTCCGCGCCCGGCGTGAAGATCACGCGCAAGAATTTCGGGCGCGACCGGCGTTACCCGATCACCAACCGCTTCCGCGATCGATAG
- a CDS encoding TolB family protein → MRSSVEIYDFATGEQRVVFQSDDLIEAPNWSPDGRYLMVNSDGLMYRLPLVGAPRLETIDTGFAEQCNNDHGISPDGKTIAVSDKCEFGKSAIYTLPASGGAPKLVTRNLPSYWHGWSPDGARFAYCGIRDDVFDIYTIAADGGEETRLTHGEGRNDGPDYSFDGEWIYFNSSRTGLMQIWRIHPDGTGLEQVTFDNAGNWFAHPSPKNDRVILISYEPDVFDHPRDKDVRVRVMDPDGGNLTTLFALFGGQGTMNSPNWAPDGAAFAYVRYFPV, encoded by the coding sequence ATGCGCAGTTCAGTTGAGATTTATGATTTCGCCACGGGCGAACAGCGCGTGGTGTTCCAGTCGGACGACCTGATCGAGGCGCCCAACTGGTCGCCGGACGGGCGCTATCTGATGGTCAACAGCGACGGGTTGATGTACCGCCTGCCTCTGGTAGGCGCGCCGCGTCTCGAGACAATCGACACCGGCTTTGCCGAACAGTGCAACAATGACCACGGCATTTCGCCGGACGGAAAGACGATTGCCGTCTCCGACAAGTGCGAATTCGGCAAATCGGCGATCTACACGCTGCCGGCGTCGGGCGGCGCACCGAAGCTGGTGACGCGCAACCTGCCGTCCTACTGGCACGGCTGGTCGCCGGACGGCGCCCGCTTTGCCTATTGCGGGATCCGCGATGACGTCTTCGATATCTATACGATCGCAGCCGATGGCGGCGAGGAGACGCGCCTGACCCACGGTGAAGGCCGCAATGACGGGCCGGACTACAGTTTCGACGGTGAATGGATCTATTTCAACTCGTCGCGCACCGGCCTGATGCAGATCTGGCGCATTCATCCCGATGGCACCGGGCTTGAGCAGGTGACATTCGACAATGCCGGCAACTGGTTCGCCCATCCCTCGCCGAAGAACGACCGCGTGATCCTGATTTCCTATGAGCCGGATGTTTTTGATCATCCGCGCGACAAGGATGTCCGGGTGCGCGTGATGGACCCCGATGGCGGCAATCTGACGACGCTTTTCGCGCTCTTCGGCGGCCAGGGCACGATGAACTCGCCCAACTGGGCGCCCGACGGCGCGGCCTTCGCCTATGTCCGCTATTTCCCCGTCTGA
- a CDS encoding UDP-2,3-diacylglucosamine diphosphatase, with protein MEPRQFRTLFISDLHLGSKAAKADFLLDFMRHHDAETIVLVGDIIDGWRLKRSWYWPQPFNDVVQKMLRKARKGTRIVYIPGNHDEFLRDFPGTHFGGVEVAERMIFEAADGKKYLVIHGDEFDVVVRHARIVAYLGDWAYDAAIAINQVLAAVRRKLGMPYWSFSAWAKLQVKHAVNFIGEFQRVVVEEARRNEVDGVICGHIHHAVMEDMDGIRYINTGDWVESCTAVAEHFDGTFELINWHKIEGVAEDEPQEADDADIAPLIMAAKAKGRAA; from the coding sequence ATGGAACCCAGACAGTTCAGAACGCTTTTCATTTCCGACCTTCATTTGGGGTCGAAGGCCGCCAAGGCGGATTTCCTGCTTGATTTCATGCGCCACCACGACGCCGAGACGATCGTGCTCGTCGGCGACATCATCGACGGCTGGCGGCTGAAGCGCAGCTGGTACTGGCCGCAGCCCTTCAACGACGTAGTGCAGAAAATGCTGCGCAAGGCGCGCAAGGGCACGCGCATCGTCTATATTCCGGGCAATCACGACGAGTTCCTGCGGGATTTTCCCGGCACGCATTTCGGCGGCGTCGAAGTTGCCGAGCGGATGATCTTCGAAGCCGCCGACGGCAAGAAATACCTCGTCATCCACGGTGATGAGTTCGATGTCGTCGTTCGCCATGCGCGCATCGTCGCCTATCTCGGCGACTGGGCCTATGATGCCGCGATCGCCATCAACCAGGTGCTGGCGGCCGTGCGCCGCAAGCTCGGCATGCCCTACTGGTCATTTTCCGCCTGGGCCAAGCTGCAGGTCAAGCATGCCGTCAATTTCATCGGAGAGTTCCAGCGCGTGGTCGTGGAAGAGGCGCGCAGGAACGAGGTCGACGGCGTCATCTGCGGCCATATCCACCATGCGGTGATGGAAGACATGGACGGCATCCGCTACATCAACACCGGCGACTGGGTGGAAAGCTGCACCGCGGTGGCCGAGCATTTCGACGGCACGTTCGAACTGATCAACTGGCATAAGATCGAGGGCGTGGCCGAAGACGAGCCGCAGGAGGCGGACGATGCCGATATCGCGCCGCTGATCATGGCGGCCAAGGCCAAGGGCCGCGCGGCCTGA
- a CDS encoding class II 3-deoxy-7-phosphoheptulonate synthase — translation MDSATNWTPGSWRRKPILQVPDYPDAEKLAEAEAALATYPPLVFAGEARRLKRALGEVAEGRGFLLQGGDCAESFAEHGADTIRDFFRAFLQMAVVLTFGAQQPVVKVGRIAGQFAKPRSSPNETINGVTLPSYRGDIINGIDFTEEARVPDPQRQLMAYRQSAATLNLLRAFSMGGYANLENVHQWMLGFVKDSPQGERYQKLADRLSETMSFMRAIGITAAENHALSETDFFTSHEALLLGYEEALTRVDSTSGDWYATSGHMIWVGDRTRQADHAHIEYVRGIKNPLGLKCGPSLAEDDLLRLIDTLNPENEAGRLTLICRFGHDKVADHLPRLIRAVEREGKKVVWSCDPMHGNTITLNSYKTRPFERILSEVESFFQIHRAEGSYPGGIHVEMTGKNVTECTGGAWALTGEDLHDRYHTHCDPRLNADQALELAFLLAERMKTAYEEKKLAING, via the coding sequence ATGGATAGTGCAACGAACTGGACACCGGGTAGCTGGCGCAGGAAGCCCATTCTGCAGGTGCCGGATTATCCTGATGCGGAGAAGCTCGCCGAGGCTGAAGCAGCGCTCGCGACCTATCCCCCGCTGGTGTTTGCCGGCGAGGCGCGGCGGCTGAAGCGCGCGCTCGGCGAAGTCGCCGAGGGTCGCGGTTTTCTGCTGCAGGGCGGCGACTGCGCCGAAAGCTTTGCCGAGCATGGCGCCGACACGATCCGCGACTTCTTCCGCGCCTTCCTGCAGATGGCCGTCGTGCTGACTTTCGGCGCGCAGCAGCCCGTCGTCAAGGTCGGCCGCATTGCCGGCCAGTTCGCCAAGCCGCGTTCCTCGCCGAACGAGACGATCAATGGCGTGACGCTGCCGAGCTATCGCGGCGACATCATCAACGGCATTGATTTCACCGAGGAGGCGCGCGTTCCCGATCCGCAGCGCCAGCTGATGGCCTATCGCCAGTCGGCGGCGACGCTGAACCTCCTGCGCGCCTTTTCCATGGGCGGCTACGCCAATCTGGAAAACGTGCATCAGTGGATGCTCGGCTTCGTCAAGGACAGCCCCCAGGGCGAACGCTACCAGAAGCTCGCCGACCGGCTTTCAGAGACAATGTCCTTCATGCGCGCCATCGGCATCACGGCGGCGGAAAACCACGCTCTGAGCGAGACCGATTTCTTCACCAGCCATGAGGCGCTTCTGCTTGGCTATGAGGAAGCGCTGACGCGCGTCGATTCGACCTCCGGCGACTGGTATGCGACCTCCGGCCACATGATCTGGGTCGGCGACCGGACCCGCCAGGCCGATCACGCCCATATCGAATATGTGCGCGGCATCAAGAACCCGCTCGGCCTCAAATGCGGTCCGTCGCTCGCCGAGGATGACCTGCTGCGGCTGATCGATACGCTGAACCCGGAAAACGAAGCCGGACGTTTGACGCTGATCTGCCGTTTCGGTCACGACAAGGTTGCCGATCACCTGCCGCGCCTCATCCGCGCCGTCGAGCGCGAGGGCAAGAAGGTGGTGTGGTCCTGCGATCCGATGCACGGCAACACGATCACGCTCAATTCCTACAAGACGCGGCCCTTTGAGCGGATTCTGTCGGAAGTCGAGAGCTTCTTCCAGATCCACCGCGCCGAAGGCTCCTATCCCGGCGGCATCCACGTCGAAATGACAGGCAAGAACGTGACGGAGTGCACCGGCGGCGCCTGGGCGCTGACGGGCGAGGATCTGCACGACCGCTACCACACCCATTGTGACCCGCGTCTCAATGCCGACCAGGCGCTGGAACTCGCCTTCCTGCTCGCCGAGCGCATGAAGACGGCTTACGAGGAAAAGAAGCTCGCGATCAATGGGTGA
- the gor gene encoding glutathione-disulfide reductase, protein MSDYDFDLFVIGGGSGGVRAARLAAGLGKRVAIAEEYRFGGTCVIRGCVPKKLFVYASQFPEHFEDAAGYGWHVGERRFSWPDLIAAKDKEIARLEGLYRKGLENAGAEILESRAEIIGPHRLRLNASGQEVTAEKILIAVGGAPNPHPEMPGSELCISSNEAFHLEELPKSIAITGGGYIAVEFANIFNGLGVETTLIYRGPEILRGFDMDMRTSLREAMEKKGIRVVCRDTILDVSQAADGRLKAETKQGHVFNVDKVMMALGRLPNTKSLGLESIGVETDAKGAIVVDDYSRTNVDYVYALGDVTDRVQLTPVAIHEAMCFIETEYKNNPTKPDHDLIATAVFSQPEIGTVGLPEDVAAERYEELEVYLAKFRPMKATLSGRDEKTVMKLIVNAADRKVVGAHILGHEAGEMAQLIGVALKGGCTKDDFDRTMAVHPTATEELVTMYNPSYRVKNGERV, encoded by the coding sequence ATGTCCGATTACGATTTTGACCTTTTTGTTATCGGCGGAGGATCTGGGGGCGTGCGCGCCGCGCGGCTTGCAGCGGGGCTTGGCAAGCGGGTGGCGATCGCCGAGGAGTACCGCTTCGGCGGCACCTGCGTCATTCGCGGCTGCGTGCCGAAGAAGCTCTTCGTCTATGCATCACAGTTCCCGGAACATTTCGAGGATGCCGCGGGCTATGGCTGGCATGTGGGTGAGCGCCGTTTCTCCTGGCCGGACCTGATCGCCGCCAAGGACAAGGAGATCGCGCGTCTCGAAGGGCTCTACCGCAAGGGCCTGGAAAATGCCGGCGCCGAAATCCTGGAAAGCCGCGCCGAGATCATCGGGCCACATCGCCTGCGCCTCAACGCCTCCGGCCAGGAGGTGACGGCGGAGAAAATCCTGATCGCCGTCGGCGGCGCGCCCAATCCGCACCCGGAGATGCCGGGCTCGGAACTCTGCATTTCCTCCAACGAGGCCTTCCACCTGGAGGAGCTTCCGAAATCGATCGCGATCACCGGCGGCGGTTATATCGCTGTCGAATTCGCCAATATCTTCAACGGCCTCGGCGTCGAGACGACCTTGATCTATCGCGGCCCGGAAATCCTGCGCGGTTTCGACATGGACATGCGCACGAGCTTGCGCGAGGCAATGGAGAAGAAGGGTATTCGGGTCGTCTGCCGCGACACCATTCTTGATGTGTCCCAGGCCGCCGACGGGCGTCTCAAGGCGGAGACAAAGCAGGGGCACGTGTTCAACGTCGACAAGGTGATGATGGCGCTTGGCCGGCTGCCCAACACAAAGAGCCTCGGGCTTGAGTCCATCGGCGTCGAGACAGACGCGAAGGGCGCGATCGTCGTCGATGATTATTCGCGCACCAATGTCGACTATGTCTACGCGCTCGGCGACGTGACCGACCGGGTGCAGCTGACGCCGGTCGCCATCCATGAGGCGATGTGCTTCATCGAGACCGAATACAAGAACAACCCGACGAAACCGGACCATGACCTGATCGCCACGGCAGTGTTCTCGCAGCCCGAGATCGGCACGGTCGGTCTTCCGGAAGATGTTGCTGCCGAGCGCTATGAAGAGCTGGAAGTCTATCTGGCGAAATTCCGGCCGATGAAGGCGACGCTGTCCGGCCGTGACGAGAAGACGGTGATGAAGCTGATCGTCAACGCCGCCGATCGCAAGGTTGTCGGCGCCCATATTCTCGGCCATGAGGCCGGCGAGATGGCGCAGCTGATCGGCGTGGCGCTGAAGGGCGGCTGCACCAAGGATGATTTCGACCGCACCATGGCGGTTCATCCGACGGCGACCGAAGAGCTCGTGACCATGTACAACCCGTCCTATCGGGTGAAGAACGGCGAGCGGGTCTGA
- the gph gene encoding phosphoglycolate phosphatase (PGP is an essential enzyme in the glycolate salvage pathway in higher organisms (photorespiration in plants). Phosphoglycolate results from the oxidase activity of RubisCO in the Calvin cycle when concentrations of carbon dioxide are low relative to oxygen. This enzyme is a member of the Haloacid Dehalogenase (HAD) superfamily of aspartate-nucleophile hydrolase enzymes (PF00702).) has product MSSPLVIFDLDGTLVDTAPDLIESLNHAIAPQGLPPFDISQLHQLVGKGVKVMIERAFALRGTTLDEETFEACFDRFTTHYRDGMPGKSRPYPGTRAALDRLKDGGFTLAVCTNKRMPLTMPLLSSLDLADYFDVITGGDSFEYRKPDPRHVLGTIARAGMDPQNAVMIGDSSNDIDAARGADVASVAVTFGYADRPVESLGANRLISHFDELTAALLEEVLGR; this is encoded by the coding sequence ATGTCATCTCCGCTCGTCATCTTCGATCTGGACGGAACGCTCGTCGACACCGCGCCCGACCTGATCGAGAGTCTCAACCATGCCATCGCGCCGCAAGGCCTGCCGCCCTTCGATATATCGCAATTGCACCAGCTTGTCGGCAAGGGCGTGAAGGTCATGATCGAGCGGGCCTTCGCGTTGCGCGGGACCACGCTTGACGAAGAGACGTTTGAGGCCTGTTTCGACCGCTTCACCACCCACTACCGCGACGGCATGCCCGGCAAGAGCCGCCCCTATCCCGGCACACGCGCGGCGCTCGATCGGCTGAAGGACGGGGGCTTCACGCTTGCCGTCTGCACCAACAAGCGCATGCCGCTGACCATGCCGCTTCTGAGCAGCCTGGACCTTGCCGATTATTTCGATGTCATCACCGGCGGCGACAGTTTCGAATACCGCAAGCCCGATCCGCGCCATGTCCTCGGCACCATCGCGCGCGCCGGCATGGACCCGCAAAACGCGGTGATGATCGGCGACAGCTCGAACGATATCGATGCCGCCAGGGGCGCCGACGTCGCCTCGGTGGCCGTTACCTTCGGCTATGCCGACCGGCCGGTCGAAAGCCTCGGCGCGAACCGGTTGATCAGCCATTTCGACGAACTGACGGCAGCGCTCCTCGAAGAGGTTCTCGGCCGCTGA
- the rpiA gene encoding ribose-5-phosphate isomerase RpiA: MDARQLKIKAAETALEYVEDGMRLGIGTGSTAREFIALLGEKVANGFNVIGVPTSEATARQCLELGIELKSLDESPELDLTIDGADEIDPSLNLIKGGGGALLREKIVASASKAMIVIADETKVVDQLGAFPLPIEVMPFGLAATRIAIEKAASRLDLSGSLDLRRSGDGPFMTDGGHYILDASFGRIPDAEALSVALNIIPGVVEHGLFIDIATLAVVASGGGVRTLKATE; the protein is encoded by the coding sequence ATGGACGCGCGTCAATTGAAGATCAAGGCCGCCGAAACGGCGCTTGAATACGTCGAGGACGGAATGCGTCTCGGCATCGGAACCGGCAGTACCGCGCGTGAATTCATCGCGTTGCTCGGCGAGAAAGTGGCGAACGGCTTCAACGTCATCGGCGTGCCGACGTCGGAGGCAACGGCCCGCCAGTGCCTCGAACTCGGGATCGAGCTGAAGTCGCTCGACGAATCGCCCGAACTTGACCTGACCATCGACGGCGCCGACGAGATCGATCCCTCGCTGAACCTGATCAAGGGCGGCGGCGGCGCGCTTCTGCGCGAAAAGATCGTGGCTTCGGCCTCCAAGGCGATGATCGTGATCGCCGACGAGACCAAGGTGGTCGACCAACTCGGCGCCTTTCCGCTGCCGATCGAGGTCATGCCCTTCGGACTTGCCGCCACGCGCATTGCCATCGAGAAGGCCGCCTCGCGCCTTGATCTTTCCGGATCGCTCGATCTGCGCCGCTCGGGCGACGGCCCGTTCATGACGGACGGCGGGCATTATATCCTCGATGCATCATTTGGCCGCATTCCCGATGCAGAGGCTCTTTCCGTGGCGCTCAATATCATCCCGGGCGTTGTGGAGCACGGGCTGTTTATCGATATAGCGACGCTGGCCGTCGTGGCATCCGGCGGTGGCGTGCGCACACTCAAAGCAACCGAGTAG